GTATCTTCCTCTCAGTACTAAAAtaacactaactaactaacttactgCATTATAAGCACTTAAActacttttaaacagtgttttaggAAGAGCAGTGTAAACACCCACCTCTCCTCTCCAAGATTCAGAGAGAACTGAGGAGGGTGGAGCCTAGCGCTGATACTcggtttcaaaataaaagtctgcttCACAGTTCAGCTTATGTAACCAAGCGTTAAATGTTTCTAGCCAAATAAAAGAACCACAAcagaaactgatataaaactggtAGTAAGGGGTATTTATTTAGTGTTCGTAGCAGTGTACTATCTGTGCCCAGCTTAATCAGAGTTCAGGGGACTCTGAATATACAGAAAAGATATTCAGAGATTCAACAGCGTAGAAGTGGGTTTGACATTGGGGGGTGAGGGTGTGTgacatttgctaaaataaatctgaaaacTTAGAACTAATCATTTTtcctgtacttctgtttattattggttaaatctaaaggtgactttacaacctaaacatgttactccacattacagttactgttgttagaaaacattatgcgtgcaatgtctgaataacATAGCCTACATAAATGACAAAATGACTCAGTTtatacctaatatttaaaataataaaaaaagtgattattaatgttattaatactattataatgtgtattattattatttattttattgtgtttatattttattattccacTTTTACATTGTAGACTGTctgcataatttttttattttgaataatttcttcttaattaaatattctattgtttgcttgtttttataatttgtcattttaaataCCTTTAATGTAGTATAAGCTCAGCTGCATTAAAAATGaaggttaccctcaatgtatttaccaagtggaaataaagtttgtttgattgatagattaatatatattagagttcattatatatatatatatatatatatatatatatatatatatatatatatatatacataaagatGGTTATATATCTATGACTTTTTTCAACCAAATCATGTTTTGGTATACCGTTATTTTACAGAAATAATTCATGATTTattaaaatatgcatttaaaccatattattaaacataatataACTGCAGTGGGAATATGTAGGAAAAAAGCAAGTTTTACCTTAAATTTGATTGTAATCCAATTTATGTGACATGTAGTACAAAATTGGCGTGTGCCCTGACAAGGAATGCATTTTATTCTCTGTAATGTGTAGAGCATTATAGTGATTTGATTGTTAAAAAGTAATTACAGCTGATATTAAGAGGTTAAATGTGTATTTGGGGTTAAATGATCACAGAGTGTCTGATTGCGATTTGCGCTCAGTTTCTGCGACTGTGATTGTTTTGTAAAACGCTACAAGTGCAGAAAAGCGTCGCATGTGGCGGATCTTTGCACGCACATCACAATGTTAGTGAAACAAACCCCAGGGCGCCAATCCAAGTTAAAGATGTTATTGGGCGTATTGGTTATTAGGACACCCTTGCTTAATTGTGATGCACAGCTGAAAAACAGTACACCAACATTTTAGATTAGTTTAGTTTCAGAAGCATCAGCAGTTGTTAAATTGCTTAcaggctcaaaatggccagaaagaaaCAACTTTCTTTAGAGACCTGTCAGTCCATTGTTGTGTTAAGGAAGGAAGGCTACTGAATGCACGATTTTGCCAGGCTCTAACAAGTACAGAAAAAGGAGTACAGAAAAAGGAGTACAGAAAAAGGAGTAGGAGgccctgatgcacaactgtgcaagaaccACAAGCCATACCCTGTGGAAAGCGCCTGATTGGACCAATTTTATCCTACAACAGGATAATGATCTCAAACATACCTCCAGATTGTGTCACAATATTTAACAGGAAGCATGGGGTGAAATCACATCAGATTATCTCTAAAAGTTGACAACAAAAATGCCTAGATTCTGCcaggctgtaattgctgcaaaagttGGCTTCTTTGATGAAGGCAAAATGtcctgtttatttgatttatttaataatCTTAAGCGTGTTTCTATTAAAAACAAGAACATTTCACTGTGATCCCAAATTTTGAGTGGTagtgtaaacattaataaaacttaaaacagcCAAATATTGTTGTAATAAACTTGAACAAACATACACTTTTAgtatagtttagctccacccattcagcctacagcagtttatcaaatcaaatcaaatcaaatttatttgtatagcgctttttacaactggtgttggcacaaagcagctttacagaaacatgatcacaggacaaagagaAAATGCagaatacagaaaatacagaatacagagtttagtttataatataataatacaaaacaacCAAATattcccaaaacaaaaaaaaaaacaagacagctaAAAGTTATTAAGTTTGGCTGTTTTCCATtagaactttatttaaaaaaaaacaatatttacaaaGTTTAATTGGGTCAGAAGCTGCAAAGAAAAGGGTTACATCTTTGAAATTAAATTGTAGAACTGCAGCAATTACAAAATAAAGTTGTAAATAAGGTAAAATTAGCTAAACTGAGGCAGAACTACAGGTATACTAAGTCTGAGGGCAAATTAAGAATCCTCACTACAGCTCAACACTACAGCCAATCATAGGCCATAAGTAGAATTACCTTCAGTTATCTGTTCTATCTATCTCGATGGAAAAGGTCGTGTTCTGCATTATCGTCACTCTGAGGTTCTGTTTGATGGAGGGGAAATACTCCCTGAGCTCTTTAAGCAAATTCCAGTTCTTAAACATGTAGTTCTGATAGGTTTCTTTTATGGATACGCAATTGTCTGCAACTACATTATTTTCAAACCCAGCATGTGTTTTTAACTCATTATCATAATGTGCACAGTTATTTCGTATGCAAGATCTTCCACCCATTGTTCCACCACAGCTACTTCTTGTTGTGCCAATGTAGATGGTAGAACGTTTGTAAGCCTCATACTTGGTTAGGAGGTCATTAAGGTCGTTTCCGTACTGATCGGCCAGTTCGCCGACTGACAGCACCTGCCTGTTGAGCTCAGAACTCGACCTCTCACTTTTCCCCACCTCCATCCGGGCCTTGTGGATGAACATCTGCAGGTGGAACGCCGCGCCGTTGGTCCAGTGCTTCATTGAACGTGTGCTGATTTGGTTATCGTGGAGCATGGAGTTCCTGAGCCGGGTCAGCCCGTTGCTGAGCTGTTCCTCCAAGCGTTTAGTTTCGTACAGCAGCTCTTCAGGATTGTGCATTTTTAAACTAAAGCGTTTGATGTACTCATCCATGAAGTCTCGGACATCCGAGGCCTTTTCTTCAGCGAACACCCGCCGCATCATTCCCGACACATTTGCTTCATCTTCGGTCTTCTTCAGACCAATCATGGTGTCCAGAAGTATGGAGATAAGCAGAGCCCCGAGCCCCACAGCGTTCGGTACGTTGTTAAAATTCGATAAAGCAGAACCCAGGTCCTTCATGTAGCCTAAAATGGACAGGTCGATAAGCTGAGAAGAGTAGTCGTCCAGAGCAGAGGACGAGTTCAGTCCCGAGTACTTCAGTATGGAGTAGTCAATGCCAATATCAGGCATCACTGAAGTCCCCTGGACAGACTGGAAAAGCTCAGCAGCAAacttctccttttcttcttctgaCCATCCTCCACCCATCGTCACGGCAGGAGATAAACGCTCACAGAAGCGTTCGGACAGGACCAGAAGCTGTGTGATGCAGCGTTTCTAAACATGAAGTTTTGTACACATTTCTACTCTGTGTACTGCCTTTGACCCTCCAATCAGATTGCAGCACCTGCAGCTCCACCTCCCACAACCAACAGTAactcaaacacaaacactcaGATTCAGTTTAATCAAACAAAGTCCAGGTTTAAACATCGACCTGAACGCAGGTCACACAAGGTAAATTTTACTGTAGAAAATGATACACAAACCCCAAATTagaaaaacaataatttacacaTGAACCTAGTGGCACCATGCCAACCTAATGCCAGGCACGTCAGGGATAtaaagcactgagctgtggagtagtggaacCATGTTCTCCAGAATGATGGTGATCACCCAACACTCTGGCTTCCAAGGTGCTGCAGAACTTCTACACCTGCATCACAGAAAGCATCCTCACAGCCAACATCCAACATGCAAGAACAGGTCCAAGACCACATCCAAGAACACGTCCAAAACCACAACCAAGACCGTGTCCAAGACCACATCCAAGACCGTGATGACATCCAAGACCAAGTTCACATCCAAGACCACGTCGAGGACCATGTCCAACTCCACATCCAAAACCACATCTAAGACCGTGTCCAAGACCATGACTAACATCTTGTCCAAGACCATGACCACAACCAAGACAGTATCCAGGACCATGTGCAAGACCCTGATGACATCCAAAACCAAGTTCAAGTCCAACTCCACATCCAAGACCACATCCAAGACCACAACCAAGACAGTGTCCAAGACCACACCACGTCCAAGAACACAACAAAGACTACACCATGTTTAAGACCACGACCAAGACCATGTCCAAGAACATGACCAAGACCACAACCAAGGCAGTGTCCAGGACCACGTCCAAGACCCTGATGACATCCAAGACCAAGTTCACATCTAAGACCACGTCCAAAACCACAACCAACACCACATCCAAGACCATGTCCAACTCCACATCTAAGATCTTGTAAAGATCACGACCAAAATCTTGTCCTAGACCACGACCAAGACTACAACCACATCCAAGACCACATTCACGACCAAGACTACAAACATGTCCGCGATGACATCCAAGACAAAGACCACATCTAAGACCACATCCAAGACCAAAATTCTAAATTCCAGACAGAAATCATCCTCATGATGATCTCTATAGACACACTCTCAAAACCAGAAAGCAGAAACACTCACTCCGAAAAAAAGAATGTAGGTGAAGATCTTTAAGTAAAATTGCACAAATGTTCATGGATTTTCCTGTTAAACTATATTTAAGTATACAGGCGTATatggatatacagtatatatgtgcatatataggtagttatttgtttttcttgtttgtttatttgttttctttctgtttttctaccTGTTCCCCTTCTTTTTCACCCCCATTGCACCGTCTCACTCCCCGGTCCCTCCAACCCTGAACCTCCCCAACTATATCTGCatgtaaacaaaaacaggatagataaatatatatgctaTATTTTTCACTCTATGAGGCACATTCAAAATCCCTTAATTttgccaaaaatcatcagagctctttataatccggtg
This genomic interval from Astyanax mexicanus isolate ESR-SI-001 chromosome 1, AstMex3_surface, whole genome shotgun sequence contains the following:
- the LOC125785518 gene encoding uncharacterized protein LOC125785518 gives rise to the protein MGGGWSEEEKEKFAAELFQSVQGTSVMPDIGIDYSILKYSGLNSSSALDDYSSQLIDLSILGYMKDLGSALSNFNNVPNAVGLGALLISILLDTMIGLKKTEDEANVSGMMRRVFAEEKASDVRDFMDEYIKRFSLKMHNPEELLYETKRLEEQLSNGLTRLRNSMLHDNQISTRSMKHWTNGAAFHLQMFIHKARMEVGKSERSSSELNRQVLSVGELAEHYGNDMKNLLTKYEAYKRSTIQTITDKQSVLTLGEGAVMTAFNSVHFDTELNTQAGLDRNYMFKNWNLLKELREYFPSIKQNLKETIMQNTTFSIEKFLPAPERNDRTDN